AAGTAGATATTGATGTGGAACATGGGGGACAAAAAAGCAAAGTGACTCCCCCTTGTCCAAGTTCACAGAGTGATTCTGAGCCTGGAGGCAGTTCCACTAGCCAGACTGGCCAGACCAAACCAGAAGGGAGTAGTGAAGAACCTGTCCCTGAGAAAGAAAATTCTATTACAGAGCAGATGCAGGAGATGGTGATAGAGCCTCCTTCCACACCCATGGAAGTCAGCAATTTCCTGTCGCAGGTACGTGAATTCCTTTACTAGATGACAGACATGACAAGTTCATTTTTGCCGTTAGGCACAGCCATAACTGGTTCTTACTACTATAAACTAAATAGCATCATTGGAATGGATTTTAATAGCACAAATCACAGTGTAGATAGATCTGTGAGTAGCTACTTCTGTTGGTATCTTGGCATTCAATCCCATAAACTCTTCTCGCTAAAGGAAAGGAATGAGCCTGTTTCATTTCATGGTAGATAATAGCAGAGCCTGCATCCTACTCTGGAGAACTGTGCAAGACATTGGCTCCTTTTTCTTTACACTTACAGGAACAGGATGAATCCAGTAGTTCTGCAGGGGGCGATGAGGACTGGACCCACTTAACTTCAAAAGAAGTGGATCCCTCCACAGGTGAACTGCAGTCTCTCCAAATTCCAGAGACACAGGGTCCCAGTTCTTTAGATCCATTTCAGGTTCCCCCTAGACCAGGATCTACAGGCCTGCGAGAAGCTGCACTCTATCCACATCTCCCACCAGGTGAGTAGCTGTATTTTGGTCAACGACTTGTCCCTTTTCAATGAAGCCTATTGTTTCTTGGGTTGCTAGTAGAAGGACCTTAACACTGTCCATCATATGGGTTGTAAGAACAAAGAGCGGAAAACCTTGTCTATGGCTAAACTACAGCTAAGACTTTGTTGCCATCTCTTGCAACATTTCATTGGAGTGGTGGTAGAAGTTTTTGGTTTTTGTATTGCCCTGGATGACATGTAGGTTGTCACTTTcacctcacttcagtttgtatgAAAAATTACACTAGACAAACTGACAAATACTGCCAGATGCACTAAATAAAATTGGAAAACACCCAAGATTTATGGGGAAGTAGTAAATActaggtgggggaaggggggaattcAGAGACTCTTAGTAAGGATATTCCACCAATACCAACTATAAACAGTTAGCTAATTTAAACTATGGTTCATTCAGCCAACCTGAAAAAGGCAGTCAATTAGGAAATGCTGTCCTTGCTTCCTGTGAGGGGCAGCTCATAAGAGTGAGATGGCACTTACTAGGGTGAGCCAGTAATGGAATTCTGGGCCATAATAGCCACCGCATGATCTCTAGCATTCTTACATGAAGAATGGCTGGAGTCAAGTTTGATCATGCATTTACAATAAGGCATGTGCTGTTGAACTATACGGCATCAAGAATTAAGTTCTTTAGGAAACCAGGTCAAAGGATATATCCTTGATAAGTAACTAGCTATACAACATGGTGCTAGTTGATCGCTGCTATGTAGGTACAGCACAAGTTCCATCAGCTCCTTGCTTTGTTTGTTAAACTGTAGGTATAATCCCACTTTGTACTCATAACTTTTGATTTAACAGAAGCAGACCCCCGTCTGATTGAATCTCTGTCCCAGATGCTCTCCATGGGTTTCTCTGATGATGGTGGATGGCTGACCCGTCTCCTACAGGCAAAGAAATATGACATTGGGGCAGCACTGGATACCATCCAGTATTCCAAGCAACCACCTCGCTCCTAATGGCATTTGTGTAAGCTAGAGCACTTTCCTGTGAACTGATGAAAACTGAACAGCAGTTCGACACTGATGCTTGTCTCCCTAGCAGAGCGGTTGTTGTCTTTTTCTGTTTCCATGGtggggaaaataaatatttcctgtcTTTAATTATTCGTTTGTGAAATATCAGATTATTTGACTGTAAAATCTGTAGGGTAACCTAGCCACTCCTGGGACAAACTGCAACGCCCTAATACATCTTGGCTGGAATTTAGTTTAGGAAGAACATCTAACCGGGGAGAACTCAAGGACTTGGGCAAAGTAAAGAAGGTAATCAGTGGTCTCTCACTCTTCTAGAAGCTGTGACTGTTGCTGAGACGGGAACTGCTTCTTATGCTACAGCAAATATTCAAGCACCCAGCACTGTTGTAGGTATAGATCCAATCCTAGATAAAGAGTGGAGGACAAGAGTTCTAGAAGAGAGTAGGATTAACTTCTCTTTAGCGAGATGACAAACAACTGTGGTGGCACCTACTCCAGAACACACAGCAGCCCTGGATTGACAGAAGCTTACAGTAAGGAGGTGCTCTCATACAATGAGATCCCTGGACTACCCAGCTTCAGCTCTCAGGGCTCTACCAACCCTCTGCCTTAGTATCTGTTTACACAAGTATCAGAGGAGGGTTCTTGCCTTATTTTGCCAGCAACCCAATAGCATCTGCTAGTCCAGAAGCAAATTCCAAGCCCTTGGAGAGAATAGCTACACTTCCCAGCTCACTTAGtaaattcctccctccccctaggAGGAATGACTAGCTTGAATCGGGTCTGCCCTACTATTAAAACAGTCAATGCAGGAGTGAGGGCTCCTATTTGAGTTGTAGAGAAGTGTGGTAGAAGCTCAGGCCTTTTTCTGCACACTAGTGTTCTTTATTAATTTGTAATGGAAGAAGAGCAATTGGGGTAATGACACAGAAGCACTTAGTTCATTTGTCTCTGGAATTAACCTTTCAAAACACTAGATCTCCAATACAAGAGGGGGAGAAGCACCCAGTCCTCCACGAGCAGGGCCTAGCAGTGCTCTTAGTGAAGTATTGGCTCTCCTAAGGGTTACTACAGCCAGTGACAGTTATGCAGCAGCAGGGCTTTGCCTCTGGACCTATAGGGAAAAGCACAGCTCATGCTTCTGGCCAGGCAAGAGCCCACCTTTCAACTTCCTCCTCAGATACACCCCCTAGGAGAGTACAAGGCACTACCAGAGGAACCTATTGTATTGCAAACAAAATCTGTTACTTGTGAACAGTAAAACCCCACAATAATTGCTCTGAACAGTCAGATACCTGAAAGGAAAGTCTCAGGTCAGTTTTTCTTCTCCATACAGGAACATCAGAGAAAGATTATGGATATTTCCTTTAGGAAATTCATTCCATGTTAATTCTAACTTTGGAAGAAGGTGAGGAAGTGAGACTCTGTCCTTAAACTAGGGACACCAACAGGCATTAAGGGTCATCATGCACCGGGGAGGAGAACGGGCAAGAAAGTCAAAGTGCAGAGCCTGGAACTTTTCAAAGATCATCATCAAACTCATCATCTGTGCAAAAGAAGCTGCTACTTGGAGCAGTAAGACACTGAGGCACCCCAGTAGAGCTAGCAAAAGGATCTGTAGAAGTAAAGGTCACAGCATCCTTAGATAAACAGTTCGCTGGCATCACAGTGCCTGCCAAGCATTGCCTGCCTTCATTGTTCTCTGCAACACCAGATGCTGCCCTACTCAGGCAGTCCTTACGTTTTCCAGAAAGCACATCCCCAATAGCTGCATGACTGATGTCAAAGGCAGTCTGCCCCCTGGCAGCCAGTGTGGTGCTATGAAGCTTTGAGGCATATTTCTGTGCTGTACACTTATTGTTAGTGAAGCTCTGTTCAGTTTGGGCACCTGTGCCTGGAGATTCAGAATCTTCCTCCTGCTGTGGATATCCATCAGACATTAGAAAGTTTCCTGCAGAAGCCCTCTGTGTCTCTAATTTCCAACTGCTCATCTGTGCTGCAAGGGTTATGTAACCAGTATTATGGCTGCTAGGAGATGGGAAAAATTTTCCCCACTTGGACACGGTGACATTAGTTGACTCTGGAGCTGGTGTATTCTCAGGTACCACAACGCTGTTACATATATAATCTCCGCAGGCCTGGTCAGCTACAGTTGGTGAATCTTTCCTGCTCtgtaacaagaaaacaaaatggtGGTGCTTGCTGGCGCTATAGCCTAACTGCAGTGAGCCTGGTGAACACAGAACTGACAAGACAGACATGCACGAAGTAATCCTGTTCTTCCAACCAGGCTCACTGTTATTCCTCATCACTTCACTTTCCAGAGAGAGGTGAGATTGGTACAGAGCCAGCTATTCTGACATATGGTGAAAAAGAACAGTCATGAAGCAGAACCCACTCTGCCCAGGTCAGCTCTACTGTCCAAAGAATAGGAGCTGTTTTGAAATTGTATTTCACTAGAGGTTAAGTATTtccaaatatttcatttcacttACACATCACTTAATTAGTCACCAGCATATAATCCTAAATATGCAGATGAAAGGGGAACCCTGCTGGTTTGCTCTCCTGACCTCTATTGGGCTGTCTATACACTATCTTTCTAGGTACCAATCttgccccatcactgtagtatctgagtgcctcacaatctttaatgtatttaccctcacaataCCCCCAGGgtcagggcagtgctattattcccattttacagatggagaacactAACCCTAAGTGATTTACCCCAAGGTACCACAGGAAGTCTAGCAGAGCAGGacactgaacctgggtctcccacgtcCAAGGCTTTAAACCATCCagcctctttctcctcccctcaaTGAGGGAATAAGCTACACCACTAAGCACCTGTTATACTGGGGTCCACACTAGCAGTTATACTGATTTcattattttggttaaaaaaattcaCATCGCTAACttaaatatagttatactggtataaaatggTTTACAACCAGCGCTCAGACTGGGAAAGCTCAGGAAACCAGGACATTTGGTGTTTGGGTGTAGCTCAGCAACTCTTCTTTAGTCAGCTGCCCAGGGTGCAGTTTCATCCAATCCCTGGTTTGAAAAAGGAGGCCTGCTTGGAAGAATTATGGGCTGGAGGTTGGCCCTTTATTTACTGAAGTTGTATTTCACTCCTCTCAACCATAGGACAAATGAAACTGAACTAAGAAAGGGGCAGAGTAAAGAATTATTTGTGAAATCTCTTCACTGACTGCATATTCGGCAAACTCGATACTCGTGACAACCACCCTCTGACTGACTCCTGCACAACAGGGCCAGAGCCACCCACTACACTGTTACTGCTTGATACAACAAGCAGTCACTGCCCAACTGTGGCAAAAGCAAGGAAAGCATGATACCAGGAGCAGCGAGGAAGGCCAGCCAAGTCCAGTGCTAGCCTGGGAactggagatccaggttcaattccatgctccatcacagacttcctgtgtaaccttgggcaagtcacttagtcagtgtctcagttccccatctgtaaagtggggatggtTAGCACATCCCCATTCTGAACAAGGGATAAATACATAAGGTTGTGAGGTGCTAGGATACTTACATGACCCCCCTATTACCATACTATATAAGGTCAATAAGGAAAAGTCAGTCGAGTAGCTGGGCTAACAGGAGATTTTGACAGCAGCCCTAAGCTACAGCCAACTTACTGGGGAGGAGCATGCAATCACTGCATGCTGTACTGATGGGAGACTCAGGCAGAGGGGGTTAGTTTACACAGAAACAGCACTATATTTGCCTAACTATAACCTTCAAAGATAAACTATTGTTATGCAGATTTAGTCCTCTTGCCTCCCCGAAACAGATGGTTACAtggaagggtgggggaaaggaggggaaatgACTTTTATAACAACCTTTGAATGAAGCACACACACAAGgccaaagaaaataatttagAGGTAGGAAACATTTGCTACAACAAAATACCTCAAAGGTTTTGACTTTCTTGGCTTGGCCAGTGAGCCCATACATTCCCTTTTCCTCAAAGCACTCCAGAGCATCGTTGTGGTAGAAGCTGCTCTTGCGTTTCCTGGTGGGGGAGCAGGAGATGGGAATTCATAGAGATGTTAGATTAGCTCAGATGGGAAATTTCATAGATTAAAAAAGTGCAGATCTGCCAAGAGGTGAGGTTTTCATCCCCAAGTACCCAACACTCCTCAGGGTCAGTTTGGATTGGTCACTGCAGCCTCAGTGAACATGCCCAAAATACTGCCCAACAAATCCCCACCATCAAGCTAAAATAAGCCTTACGGAAGAAGTTATTTTTGCACCTTTGTTCTTCCACAATGTTCTTTTTATGGGAGTACACCTGCTCTCTGTCTGTAtacacctcctcctcctgatcttcACTGTCCTTGTCCAGATACTTATTCCACCGGCTGACCAAGGGACTGAATTCCACATCTTCTTCCTACAATGTTGTAGAATGACTCAGAATGACTCCTCCAAGGAGCCCCCACAGGTGGAGTCACCACAGAGATACTAAAAGTCCTAACTTTCATTGGCTTCAATAAGAATTGAGTGTGCTCAGCATTTCATGGGAAGAGATCCCAAACTGAGCTGTATTAGTGGTTATGTTCCAAAACATCATCATGGAGCAGAGCTTCCACACATCCTTTTCCATTCACACACTGTCCTGGAGCCTCCTCACTCACGGGCTAGTTTCTCCATTTTTTTATAGCACACAGTCTTCAGAACAatttagagggaacactggccgCTGCACTACATGGCACCCTCTTTGCTACTTTACAATTGGTTGGTGTTTGATTTAGCTTTGTAGATACCATTTGTCTCATAGTGTCTTACCTGCCAGCCCACGTTTTCTTCCTGTGGAACTCCTGTGTTCTCTTTGTCATTATTCACTGGTTCCTCTATATAcctaaaaataaaagatttagtCTAGGGTTCCTAGGGTATTTGTCTTATATCTATATGCACCTAACCATTAGCACCAGGGACAGAGAGCAGGAACAAAAATATGTAGGAAAACAAGTCCACAGAACAGCAGATGTGAATTATAGGATTTACCAGTGGAAATAGTAACGCCCATTTCCCAGATATTTGCAAGTGGACTGGGTGGTTGGCGGAAACAGAAAACCAGTCAGATTTTCCAGCACAGTGGCCATTACACCCATGCTGCTGACAATAACAAACTTCTCAGCACGAGCAGGGGGGAGTGCTCACTGATACTTAATGGAAACTACTTGAATTCCAACACTGCAAACAAGGAGGTGGGGATTTTCATTTAGCCTCCCAACCTGACAGTACTAATCCAACACTGCTTAACAGAGTATGCAATAGGTCACCACTCCCACAGTCAGTCAGGAAGTAAACAAGAAGGGCCAGTTTCAAAGATCATCCACTGCATTTTTGCATGTGAACTATGTAAACGCAATTTGTGCAATTTATCAACTGAACTTATTTGACAGGACTTCTAGTGAAAAAACAAGGTTAGGACAATATGTTCCATGGATAATTTGTCCCTAAGATCTGCTTGACACGACTGTGTTCCACATCTTTGCAACTGTAAGAAATTCACTCCCTCCAGAGATCAGCTTAGGTAGTTTCCATTTAGAGGTCTGATATGTTGAGCACATTAATTGAGACTTGCATATTAAAATAAAGGAACAGATAAGAAATACTCAGTACTGTACCAAGATGTTCCCTCAGCTGCCACCTCCGTCCCAGCCTGCAGCAAGTTTAATTTTTGGACATGGCGTCTACAGTCAGACCCAGAGCCTTGGCCATAGGCCTGAAAAGGAAATTAAGACAGAGATGAGGGCTGAGATGCTGGAGAGGCCTCGCTCTGGCTCTAGCATGACACAAAGAAACAGTCTCCCCACACTCACCTTTAGCAGC
This Chrysemys picta bellii isolate R12L10 chromosome 8, ASM1138683v2, whole genome shotgun sequence DNA region includes the following protein-coding sequences:
- the MRNIP gene encoding MRN complex-interacting protein; this encodes MGQRFQVLRCCSCGTFQVHQVKKSKKWSCKVCGEKQMLLKAYGQGSGSDCRRHVQKLNLLQAGTEVAAEGTSWYIEEPVNNDKENTGVPQEENVGWQEEDVEFSPLVSRWNKYLDKDSEDQEEEVYTDREQVYSHKKNIVEEQRKRKSSFYHNDALECFEEKGMYGLTGQAKKVKTFESRKDSPTVADQACGDYICNSVVVPENTPAPESTNVTVSKWGKFFPSPSSHNTGYITLAAQMSSWKLETQRASAGNFLMSDGYPQQEEDSESPGTGAQTEQSFTNNKCTAQKYASKLHSTTLAARGQTAFDISHAAIGDVLSGKRKDCLSRAASGVAENNEGRQCLAGTVMPANCLSKDAVTFTSTDPFASSTGVPQCLTAPSSSFFCTDDEFDDDL